The DNA region AGGCCGATGCCAGCAGGGTCTCGCGGCTGACCGTGCGCCCGCCCGCGAGTGCCAGCAGGCGCAACAGCTGGATCAGGCGCGGCTGCACCCGCTGGCGTTCCTCGCCACGCTGGAATTCATTGAGTTCGGGCACGACCCGCCACTCGCCGACTTCAAAGGGTCTCAGGCGATCCGCGTCTGCTTCGTTTGGGTCGTGCGAAATCAATGATTTGTGCGAGTTCAGTGAAAACGGAGAAGTTCCGGAGGACAAGTTCAGGCGGGCCCGCGGGCCGCCGGGAAGGATGGTGCCACCCCAACTGGCAACGAGGAACCCTGCATGAAGATCGTCGGCATCATCGCCCTCAGTCTGGCCGCCGGCAGCGCGCTGGCGCAACCGGCCGCCTGTCCGCGGCTGCTGGTCAGCGGGTATTTCAGCAACAATGTGCACATATTCGACGCCTGCACCGGCGCTTTCGAGCGCCTGCTCGACAGCACCGGCCGGATTGCTGGCGCGCAGGCCACGGGCGTTGGCCCCGACGGCAAGCTCTATGTGGTCAGCGAAGGCAGCGGCCAGATCCTGCGCTACGACGCCCAGACCCTGGCCTTCGAGGCCGTGGCGGTGACCTTGCCGGGCACCTTCGGCGGCACCGGCATGGTCTTCAACGGCAACGAGATCTGGGTGGCCGGTTACAACTACGACGGCGTGCGGCGCTTCTCGCTCACCGGCGAATCGCTCGGCGATGTGGTCGCGCCGCGTGCCGGCGGCCTGAACGGCGCGGACAACGGCATGACCATCGGACCCGATGGCCGGCTGTACGTGCCGGGCTACGACAGCGACAGTGTGGTCCGGCGCGACTCCGTCAGCGGCCAGACCAGCACCTTCATCGCGGCCGGTGCCGGCGGCCTGAACGAGACCCGCGGCATCCTGTTCGAGCCCGATGGCCAGACCCTGCTGGTGACCAGCGAGGGCAACGGTCGCGTGATCCGCTACACGGCGAACGGCGCGGCGATCGGCAGCGTGATCACCGGGCTCAACCGGCCCACCGGCATCGCCTACCATCCGGATGGCAGCCTGCTGGTCGCTGATGCCGAAGCCGTGCGCAAGTACGATCCGCAGAGCTATGCGCTGCGCGGGACGCTCGCGACCGTGGCCGCCGGGCAAGTCGACGGCACCACGTACATCAGCTTCCTGCCGCGCGTCGGCATCGACCAGGCGCAAGTCGGCAGCCAGTATTGGGTCAGCGGCAGCGGGCCGATCACTGGCCGGACCATCGTGATCGACCAGGTCATCAGCACCGTCGGGCCGGCCTTCGGCGCCAACTATGACCCGGCGGAACTCGTCATCGAGCGCTGGGGTTCGTTGCGCGTGCAGTTCACCAGTTGCACCCGGGCGAACTTCAGCTGGGACTCCACCGGCGCCGACTCCGCTGGCTTCGGCAGCGGCAGCTACCCCATGCAGCGCATCGTCGAGAACGAGCTGACCCAGCGTTGCCAGCAGCAGGGCTTCGACAACGCCAACGACATGCAATGGATCCTCGGCAGCTGGTACGGCGGCGACGCACGCAACGGCGAGGGCATCCTGATCGACAAGACCCTGGACGGACGCGCCTTCGTGGCGTGGTTCACGTATCGGCCACGCTGATCGGCCGAAGCTGAATGGAAAATCGTGCGCCGCCGCCGCAACCGGCTGCGGTTCAGGCGCCGCGGTGCAGGTTTGAGCCCTGGCCAACTGCAGGAGCACTGCGATGCGAACCCGGATTGTCCTGTTGATGCTTGCCCTGCTGACGCTGGCGGCATGCGCCACGCCGCCACGCTACTACAACGACGGCTACCGCAGCGCCTGCAACAACTGCGGCACCGTCGAACGCATCGAGCGCGTTTACGGCGAGCGCGAAACCACCGGTGGCGGCGCGGTGCTCGGCGCGATCATCGGCGGCGCCCTCGGCAACCAGGTCGGCAAGGGCGATGGCCGCAAGGCCGCGACCGTGGCCGGCGCGGTGATTGGCGGTGCCATTGGCAATGCGGTCGAGAAAGACCAGCGCTCTCGCCCGCGCTTCGAGATCTTCGTGCAAATGGACGACGGCCGCCGCCTGGTGGTCGAGCAACCCAGCCTGGACGGACTGCGCGAGGGCGATTACGTGCAGATCGTGGGCAACCGGGCGCAGCTGTTCTGAGCCGGGCGCCTGGGTCAGGCGGTGCTCACGGGGCGGGCTGGATCCCGGATCCATCCGCTCCACGAATCCGGATACAGGCGGGAGCCGCGCAGGCCGGCGACTTCCATCGCCAGCAGGTTGTGGCAGGCGGTGACGCCGGAGCCGCACATGTGCACCACCTGGGTGGCGGGGCGGCCGTCGAGCAAGGCCGCGAATTCCGCGCGCAGCTGGGCCGGGGTCTTGAACTTCCCGTCGGCCGCGAGGTTGTCGCTGAAGGGGCGGTTGACCGCGCCCGGGACATGGCCGGCGACCGGGTCGATAGGCTCCACTTCGCCGCGGAAGCGCGCCGCGCCGCGTGCGTCGATGAGCGCGATGCTGCGATCGGCAAGTCCCGCGCTGACGGCGTCCGCGCTCAGCCAGGCACTGGCCGGCAGCGCAAGTCGCAGCGGCAGCCGCGTCGGCGGATAGCTCGGCGGCGTGCCGGTTTCGAGCGGCAATCCGTCGGCTTTCCAGGCCGCGAACCCGCCATTCAGGACCTTCACCTGGGCGAAGCCGAGCACGCGCAGCAGCCACCACAGGCGCGCCGCGTAGGCGCCGTGGTCCTGGTCGTAGGCGACGATGTGGGTATCACGGGTCAGGTCCAACCGCGCGAACGAGGCCGCCAGCGCGCGCATCCCGGGCAAGGGGTGGCGGCCGTGGGTGTCCATCTGCGACAGGTCCGAGAGATCGCGGTTGAGGTCCGCGTAGCGCGCGTGCGGGATGCGTCCGGCCGCGTAGGCGCGCGATCCGGCATCGGGATCGGCGAGGTCGAAGCGGCAATCGACAAGGCGCAACTGGCGGTCTTCCAGCCGCGCGACAAGCTCAGCGGTCGAGATCAGCGGGGTCGAAGCCATGGCGGTCGAGGCGCTCCAGCAGGTTCACCAGCATGCCTGCGGTGGCGCCCCAGATGTAGCGCTCGCCGTAGGGGAATGCATAGTAACCGCGCAGGCGACCGCGGAAATGGCGCTCTTCGCGCTTGAGATTGCGGCGGTCGAGCAGGAAACGCAGCGGAACCTCGAACACTTCGTCGACTTCGCGCGCGTCCGGTCGCGTCTCGCAGCCGGGATCGACAATGCCGACGACCGGGGTGACCGCGAATGCGCTGATCGTGCCGTAGACATCCAGGAGTCCGATCGGCCGGACCGCGGAAGGGGGGATCCCGAGTTCCTCATGCGTCTCGCGCAGCGCACCGGCGACTGCGTCGGCGTCGCCAGCCTCGATGCGTCCGCCGGGAAAGCTGATCTGGCCGCCGTGAGTGGGCAGGTCCGGGGTGCGTCGGGTCAGCAGCACCTGCCAGCCGGCGTCGCGCGGAATCAGACCGACCAGCACCGCGGCGGGGCGTAGCGGCTGGCCCGGCGGAAGCAGGCCGTCGAGTTCGTCGAGGTTGCATGGGGCGGCGCTGGCGCAGCTGACAGGGCGCAGCGCGCCGGCCAGATGATCGATCCAGCCCGGCCGCAGCAGCGTGGGCGCCTCATCCCACATTCGGGCCCATTCCGCGCTGCGGCAGCACCTCGTCCATGATGCGCAGTCGTTCTGCGTCGCTCATCCGGCTCCACGCGCCGATCTCGTCGCCCGTGCGCAAACAACCCATGCACAAACCGTCGTCGCCGAGGGTGCAGATGCCAATGCACGGGGTGAGCGCGGGCGGCGGAGCCGGGCGCCAGTTCACATTCCAGTCCATGCGCGCAAGTGTATCGCTTGCCACGCCGGAAGCGCGCGTGAAAGCATCCGCGCCATGCAAAAGCCATTCCCGCATTCAACCGCCGCTCAGGGCGGCAACTACCAGGTCCCGGGCGCGTGCTAGCCGTCGCCGGCAAGATCCTGCGCGACTACGGCAAGGTGCTGGGTGAGATCGAACCCGGTTGCGCCGCGTTGCCGCGCTCCTTCCTGCCGCACCCGCGCGGTGCGATCCAGGAGGCCACGTTGCGCGTGCTGGCCACGCTGAGCCCGGGCGACGACGCGCTGCGCGATGCGTTGATCCGGGGATTCGTGTTCCTCGCCCAGTTCGTCGACGACGACGACGCCATGCGCGTGGCCGAGGGCCAGGCGCAGATGGACGCGCTGGCGCTCGATGCCGGCGCCGAACCGCAATCGCCGCAGGCGCTGGAAGCGCTGCGGGTGGTCAACCAGATCAAGGTGGAGATGGAGCAGGCGCTGTTGCAGGCCTGCCAGGCGGCGCGGATTCCGCTGTCGCGGGCGCCATCGTTGTTGCGGTGAAGGGGGTAGGCCGGTGTATCGCGCGGCGATTCACCGGCGTGAGCGCCGGGGAGGCGCGCTGCGCCACCCCGGCCTACGCGCGGCTTGGCCGCGCGGACCACTCACCGCTTTACTTCACTTCGATCAGCTTGATATCGAAGATCAGCGCCTGGTTCGGGCCGATCGGGCGCGGACCGCGATCGCCGTAGGCCATTTCTGGCGGCAGGAAGATCTGCCAGTGGTCGCCGACGCGCATCAGCGGCAGCACTTCCTGCCAGCCCTTCAGCACCTGGTCGACCTGGAACTTGGCCGGCACGCCGCGCGCGAAGGAGCTGTCGAACTCGAAACCGGTGATCAGCGAGCCGCGGTAGTGCACGGTCACTTCACTGGTCGCGGTCGGGCGGCTTCCGTTGCCTTCCTCGATCACGCGGTACTGGATGCCCGAGGGCAGCGCGACGATGCCCTTCTTGGCGCGGTTCTCGGCCATGAACTTGTCGCTCGCGGCCTTGTTGTCGGCGGCGAGCTTGTTGAACTTCGCTTCGGCCTCGCTGCGCAGCTTGTTTTCCAGCAGTTCCATCTGCTGGCCGAGTTGTTCGCGCGGATAGGCGACTTCCTTGCCGGCGAAGCCATCGCGCAGCGCGCGGATCACGCCTTCGACATCGATGTCGACGCCGCGTTCCTTGAGATCGGCGCCGAACTGGTAGCCGACCGCATAGCTCATCTTGGTCTTGTCCATCGCGACCGCCGGGGCGGCCGGCGCGGCGCTAGGGGCGGGGGTCTGCGCAACAGCGGACAGCGACAACACAGCAGCGGCAACCGCCGCCAACCCAGTGAATTTCATCTAAACCTCCAAATGGAGCGGGATTTGCGACTGCACGGGGCTCACGGGCCGCCGAGTCTGTCGCGCTTTGAGGGGCGCGCGGATTCTAAGGGAAGCTTCCGGCCAGCGTCACCCGGATCGTTGCGCGCGGGCGATGTCGTTCAGGTCCGCCTCGCAGGCTTGCTCGCCCGGGTGACCGGATGGCGAGTTCTGCACAATCGTGGCGAGGCTCGCCACCGGGGGTTCGTGGCGGGTACGGATCGTCGGCAGTGACATCAATCAAATCAATTACTTAGACCGTTGGCACGGGACTTGGAATGGGTCAATCACCCGCAAGGGGCATGAATCCACGAGGAGATAGCAACATGGGTGTCTTTTCCCGCCTGTCCGACATCATCAACGCGAACCTCAATTCGCTGCTCGACAAGGCCGAGGATCCCGAAAAGATCGTCCGCCTGATGATCCAGGAAATGGAAGATACGTTGGTCGAAGTGCGCACGGCGGCGGCCAAGGTGATTGCCGAACGCAAGGAGCGCGAGCGCCAGCTCGGCGTGCTCGACCAGGAACAGCGCGACTGGGAACACAAGGCGGAACTCGCCTTGCGCAAGGATCGCGAGGACCTGGCGAAGGCCGCGCTCTCGCACCGCGCTGCACTGGCCGACCAGGCCAAGGCGGTCGCTGGCGACCTCGAGCGTGCTCGGCGACAACCTGGCCAAGCTCAATGACGACATCGCCAAGCTCCAGGCCAAGCTGCAGGACGCCAAGGCACGCCAGCGCACCATCGTGATCCGCGCGCAGAACGCGCAGACCTCGCTGAAGGCGCGCACGCAGATCCACTCGGCCAAGATCGACGACATGCTGAACCGCTTCGACTATGCCGAACGGCGCATTGACGCGGTCGAGGCGCAGGCGGAGGCTCTGGATCTGGGCCGCGCGAAGACCCTGAACCAGGCCTTTGCGGACCTGGAGTCGGAGGAGCGCATCAAGGCCGAGCTGGAAGCGCTGAAAGCCCGTGTCAACCAGCCTAAGGGGTAAGCACGATGTGGGCGGCACTTGAGGTACCGCTGATCGTCTTCATGGTGGTGGTGCTGCCGGTGTGGCTGGTGCTGCACTATCGCAGCAAGCGGCCAGCGGCGCCGCCGACGACGGCGGTCAACACGGACGGCGACATCGCGGAGCTGTGGCAGACCGCGCGTCGCATGGAAGAGCGCATCCGGACGCTGGAACGCATCCTGGATGCCGACACCCCCAACTGGCGAGGTCGCACATGAGCCGCAGTCATCGATTCGGGTATCAGTACGCCGGCGGTTGCCACTGGAATGGAGCAGCATCGATGAACGACCGATTCAGTCCCGGCCCGCGCCTGTACCGGGATGTGGACCACCGCTGGATCGCCGGTGTGTTGGCGGGTGCGGCGACGCACTTCGGCTGGAACCTGACCGCGCTGCGCATGGTCACGATGATCGCCTGCCTGACGCCGATCGTGCCGGTGGTGATGGTGGGGTACATCCTGTGTGCGCTGTTCCTGCCGCCACGCACGGCATTCGATGGGGCGGTCCCGCCGCCGCCGCCGGGTGCCGCCAGCGACTGGCAGCCGGCGCCCCCGGCGCATGTGACCGCCAGCGAACTGCGCTACCGCATCCGTGAGATGGAAGACCGGCTGCGTGCGATGGAGGCCTATGTCACCAGCAGCAAGTACGAAATCGACCGCGAACTGAAGCGCGGTCCGCTCTGAGCATCGGCGGCTGCCGTGAAACGCCCTGGCGCGAATCCCGGTTCCGGTGTCGCAATGACGAAGGCCCGCGTTCGCGGGCCTTTGGTCATTGCTGCGATCAGCGCCGCGGGAATTCCTGAGACCAGTCAGGCACCTGCACCTTGGGCAATTGCACGGGTTCATCGTGTCTGGTGAAGCTGACGCGCAACTGTTCGCCGCTCTGCAATCTTGCCTCCAGTTTGATCAGTCGTGAGTTCTCCTCGTCGATGCATACGCCGAGCAGGCTGAAGCGCGTCATCAGTTGCGGCCGCAGGCTCAGGTTCACGGTGCGCGGCTGGCAGGTGCCTCCGGGGACGATTTCCGGCGCGGCCTTGTCGGCGCTCAACACGTCCTCGGCCTGCGGCAACATGGCCAGTGTATCGGCCAGCAGTGCCAGCGAACTCTGGACCAGCGGGCTCTGGTCGTACCCCGCGGCCGACTCCCGGAACCAGCGCCCGTTTTGCAGCACCCAGTTGCCGTCATGGTCGGCACTCGGCTTGGGCAGTGTCCGCACGCCGAAGGAAAAGCCCTGGCCGGCCCCCGTGCCTGTCGCGTACTCGCTGCCGCCGTCGGCGAGGGTCATCTCGCTTTCGAAGGCGTAACTACCGCCACTGGTGAGCGTCCGGACCGCGCGCTCATAGGGTGTGCTGATTTTCGCCGGCGGCGGGGGCGCGCGCCGGGATCCAGCGTCGGCAGCGGGCGTTGCCGCCTCGGGCTCTGGCTGCGCGACCTCGGGTTCATCACTGCATGCCGCGAGGGCGGTGCACAGGGCCAGGGGCAACATCAAACGCGGTACGGTCATTGACATGCGTGATTGCTCGGACTTCGGGATATGGCGCCTCAGACCGCAAAAGCGCGCCGGTGTTCCCGATGGCATTCACAGATCGACCGCGCCGCGTATCAGCGCGCAGCAGCGCCCGCCGATGTGCACCCGCCCGGCAGCGTGACGAACGTGCACTTCGCCCGCGCGACCCACGGCATGGCCTTGACTCGCCGAGTAGCGCCCACCGAACGCGGCCAGGCGATTCTGCGCGGCCAGCCAGTCGCCCACTGCGGCCTGGGCGCTCCCGGTGACTGGATCCTCGGGCACGCCGGTGGCGGGCGCGAAGGCGCGCAGTTCCAGCGGCACCGGCAGGTTCGGTTCGAAGGAGAACACCGCCAGGCCCTCGACCTTGAGCGAGCGGCTCAGCGTGGCGATCAGTTCGAGGTCCGGGACGATCGCGCGTACCTGCGCGCGACTGGCCAGTTCCAGCAGCACCCAGCGGGCACCCAGGTCCGACAGCACCGGGCGCTCGCCGACGCCCGCGCCGACGCCGCCGATGGCACGCGGCAGCGCCTCGATGATTTCCGGTGGCAGCGCACTGCGCCGTGGCAGCGGCGCCTGCACCGAGACCACCCGCTGGTTGCCCTCGCCATCGACATGCACGTCGAGCAGACCCGCGCCGCACTGCTGCACCAGTTGGCCGTGGGCGTCCGGCTTGACCAGTCCGGCGTCGAGCAATGCCCAAGCCGTGCCGACACTCGGATGGCCGGCGAACGGCAGTTCCGCCATCGGCGTGTAGATGCGCACCTGGTAACTCGCGCCTGGCGCATCCGGCCGCAGCACGAAAGTCGTCTCCGACAAATTGGTCCAGCGCGCGAAGCGCTGCATCGCCGCCGGATCCATGCCGTTGGCATCCAGCACCACCGCGAGCGGATTGCCGTACATCGGCACCGCGGTGAACACATCGACCTGGACAAAGGGACGCAGCATGGTAGCGGCTCCGGACACGGCCGTTCAGGCTCGCGCGTTGAGGCGTCAGGCGCAAGTGCTGGGGTGGAGCAGGTGAAGCGGGGGAGGTGAAGCGGGGGGCGGGGGGAGGTGGAGCGGGGCGGGGGTGCTGTTGTGGGGAAATGGCGGGGCGGTTTCGTGGGTCGCCCTCGACGCGCCTGGGGTCATCCACGGAGACCGGTGCCTTTCCCCTTGCCCCTCGCCCCGCTTCATCTCTCCCCGCCCTTGCATTTTCCGCACCCCGCTTCATCTCCCCCGCTTTTGGGCCTCATGCTGCACCGCCACACAAGCATGGTCGAAGTTTCATATCGAACGCCACTGAGAAGCCATTTCCGATCTCGCAAGCTCTTGCTGCAGTGCGCTAAGGTTGGCGTCCCTTGACGGGCATGAACGAGGTCGCGGCGGTCACCATGCGCTGGATAGTCCTGAAGTTCGGCGGCACAAGTGTGTCGCGGCGGCATCGCTGGGAGAACATCGGCCGCCTGATGCGCGAGCGCCAGCAGCTTGGCGTGGGCGTGGTCACCGTGGTCTCGGCACTGTCGGGGGTCACCGACGCGCTCAAGGCACTGATCGCGCTGCACGGCGATCCGGCCGCCATGGCCGCGGCGGGCGAGGCGCTGATCGAGCGCCACCTGGCCTTCGCGCGGGATCTCGACGTCGCACCCGAAGTGCTCAACCATCGCGTCGCGGAGCTGCGCCGGCTGGTCGGCGATGTGCGTGCCGCGGCTGGCGGACACGCCTGGCAGGCCGAAGTGCAGGCGCAGGGCGAGTTGTGGTCGAGCACTTTGGGCGCGCACTTCCTCGCGGGCCTTGGGATGGCGGTCAAATGGCTGGATGCGCGCGATTACCTCACCAGCCGCGAGCAGGCGCTCGCCACCGAGTGGTCGCGCTACCAGAGCGCGATCTGCGAGCCGCGCCCGAGCCCGGCGGTGCGGCAGGACCTGGCCGCGCGCGGACAGATGTTCATCACCCAGGGCTTCATCGCGCGCCAGCCGGGCGGCGACACCGTGCTGCTCGGGCGCGGCGGCTCGGACACGTCCGCCAGCTACTTCGGTGCGCTGCTCGGCGCCGAGCGGGTGGAAATCTGGACCGATGTGCCGGGCATGTTCAGCGCCAACCCCAAGCAAGTACCGGATGCACGCCTGTTGCGCCGGCTGGACTACGACGAGGCACAGGAAATCGCCACCACCGGCGCCAAGGTGCTGCATCCGCGCGCCATCGGCCCGGTGCGCGAGGTCAAGGTGCCACTGTGGATCAAGGACACCGAACGGCCCGAGTTGCCGGGCACCGAGATCGTCGCCGAGGCCGCCGGTGGCGCGCCCAGCATCAAGGCGATCTCGCTGCGCAACGGCATCACCCTGGTGTCGATGGAATCGATCGGCATGTGGCAGCAGGTGGGCTTCCTCGCCGATGTGTTCGCCTGCTTCAAACAGCACGGCCTGTCGGTGGACCTGATCGGCTCGGCTGAAACCAATGTCACGGTGTCGCTGGACCCGAGTGACAACCTGCTCGACGCCGGCACCCTGGACGCGCTGTGCCGCGACCTGGCGCGCGTCTGCCGCGTGCGCGTGATCGCGCCCTGCGCGGCGGTGACCCTGGTTGGCCGCGGCATGCGCGGGATGATGCACCGGCTGTCGGAGATCCTCGCCGAGATCGGCGCGCGCCGGGTGCACCTGGTGTCGCAGTCGTCCAACAACCTGAATCTTACCTTCGTCATCGATGCCGCCGACGCCGACGGCGTGGTCCCCGCGCTGCACGCGCACCTGGTGCGCGAGGGCCTGACCGGCGCCGACGGTGACCCGGTGTTCGGCCCCTCCTGGCGTGCGCTGGAGCGCGTGCCGGAGCCGCCGCCGGTGCGCTGGTGGGAAAGCGCGCGGGCGGCGCTTCTGGCGC from Rhodanobacteraceae bacterium includes:
- a CDS encoding FKBP-type peptidyl-prolyl cis-trans isomerase, whose amino-acid sequence is MDKTKMSYAVGYQFGADLKERGVDIDVEGVIRALRDGFAGKEVAYPREQLGQQMELLENKLRSEAEAKFNKLAADNKAASDKFMAENRAKKGIVALPSGIQYRVIEEGNGSRPTATSEVTVHYRGSLITGFEFDSSFARGVPAKFQVDQVLKGWQEVLPLMRVGDHWQIFLPPEMAYGDRGPRPIGPNQALIFDIKLIEVK
- a CDS encoding sulfurtransferase encodes the protein MASTPLISTAELVARLEDRQLRLVDCRFDLADPDAGSRAYAAGRIPHARYADLNRDLSDLSQMDTHGRHPLPGMRALAASFARLDLTRDTHIVAYDQDHGAYAARLWWLLRVLGFAQVKVLNGGFAAWKADGLPLETGTPPSYPPTRLPLRLALPASAWLSADAVSAGLADRSIALIDARGAARFRGEVEPIDPVAGHVPGAVNRPFSDNLAADGKFKTPAQLRAEFAALLDGRPATQVVHMCGSGVTACHNLLAMEVAGLRGSRLYPDSWSGWIRDPARPVSTA
- the pspB gene encoding envelope stress response membrane protein PspB; translation: MWAALEVPLIVFMVVVLPVWLVLHYRSKRPAAPPTTAVNTDGDIAELWQTARRMEERIRTLERILDADTPNWRGRT
- a CDS encoding PspC domain-containing protein → MNDRFSPGPRLYRDVDHRWIAGVLAGAATHFGWNLTALRMVTMIACLTPIVPVVMVGYILCALFLPPRTAFDGAVPPPPPGAASDWQPAPPAHVTASELRYRIREMEDRLRAMEAYVTSSKYEIDRELKRGPL
- a CDS encoding bifunctional aspartate kinase/diaminopimelate decarboxylase, which codes for MRWIVLKFGGTSVSRRHRWENIGRLMRERQQLGVGVVTVVSALSGVTDALKALIALHGDPAAMAAAGEALIERHLAFARDLDVAPEVLNHRVAELRRLVGDVRAAAGGHAWQAEVQAQGELWSSTLGAHFLAGLGMAVKWLDARDYLTSREQALATEWSRYQSAICEPRPSPAVRQDLAARGQMFITQGFIARQPGGDTVLLGRGGSDTSASYFGALLGAERVEIWTDVPGMFSANPKQVPDARLLRRLDYDEAQEIATTGAKVLHPRAIGPVREVKVPLWIKDTERPELPGTEIVAEAAGGAPSIKAISLRNGITLVSMESIGMWQQVGFLADVFACFKQHGLSVDLIGSAETNVTVSLDPSDNLLDAGTLDALCRDLARVCRVRVIAPCAAVTLVGRGMRGMMHRLSEILAEIGARRVHLVSQSSNNLNLTFVIDAADADGVVPALHAHLVREGLTGADGDPVFGPSWRALERVPEPPPVRWWESARAALLARAQALPTPCYVYAGSMLRARAADLLGLKSVDRRYYALKANPHREILRTLAGLGFGMECVSLGELDHVQATLPDLPPERVLFTPNFAPRAEYAAALARGVRVTVDNLSLLERWPELFVGREILLRFDLGRGLGHHDKVKTGGEKSKFGIAVAEVAAAARLAAACDAQVIGLHAHLGSGIFDIAHWKTVYADLAGLADRFPAVQALDIGGGLGVPHEPGEQPLALAELDAALAGVKSLYPRFELWIEPGRYLVAEAGVVLTRVTQTKRKSGVQFVGVDAGMHTLLRPALYDAWHEIVDLSRHGQPTGGRWQVVGPICESGDILGRDRALPEPQEGDLMLIANAGAYGASMASRYNLREAVREEWVDEL
- a CDS encoding glycine zipper 2TM domain-containing protein; translated protein: MRTRIVLLMLALLTLAACATPPRYYNDGYRSACNNCGTVERIERVYGERETTGGGAVLGAIIGGALGNQVGKGDGRKAATVAGAVIGGAIGNAVEKDQRSRPRFEIFVQMDDGRRLVVEQPSLDGLREGDYVQIVGNRAQLF
- a CDS encoding PhzF family phenazine biosynthesis protein; translated protein: MLRPFVQVDVFTAVPMYGNPLAVVLDANGMDPAAMQRFARWTNLSETTFVLRPDAPGASYQVRIYTPMAELPFAGHPSVGTAWALLDAGLVKPDAHGQLVQQCGAGLLDVHVDGEGNQRVVSVQAPLPRRSALPPEIIEALPRAIGGVGAGVGERPVLSDLGARWVLLELASRAQVRAIVPDLELIATLSRSLKVEGLAVFSFEPNLPVPLELRAFAPATGVPEDPVTGSAQAAVGDWLAAQNRLAAFGGRYSASQGHAVGRAGEVHVRHAAGRVHIGGRCCALIRGAVDL